A DNA window from Syntrophomonadaceae bacterium contains the following coding sequences:
- the csrA gene encoding carbon storage regulator CsrA — protein MLVVTRKAGESIVIGDEIRITVVALEGDRVRIGVEAPKEVTILRQELREAVCQENRAAAKTGPEAIALLPRLNPGRNK, from the coding sequence ATGCTGGTAGTCACCCGCAAGGCGGGAGAGTCGATTGTGATTGGGGATGAGATCAGAATTACTGTGGTGGCTCTGGAGGGGGACCGGGTGCGTATCGGCGTGGAGGCCCCCAAGGAAGTGACTATCCTGCGCCAGGAACTCCGGGAAGCAGTTTGCCAGGAGAACCGGGCTGCCGCCAAGACCGGTCCGGAGGCCATCGCCCTACTGCCAAGGTTAAATCCCGGCAGAAATAAATGA
- a CDS encoding flagellar assembly protein FliW, with amino-acid sequence MVQVTTTRFGVLEAKEEDLIHFPLGMLAFEDLKEYLLLPVADNPVFYWLQAVQEPAVAFLLVDPFMVFPGYEVELNLLHNETLQADGPKQVVIYAVVTIPPSGVKDMTANLLGPVAVNLGAKKGLQLVLEGTRYTTRHSLFQPEKPQPAQAASRKEAGGCW; translated from the coding sequence ATGGTGCAGGTAACTACTACCCGTTTCGGCGTCCTGGAAGCAAAGGAAGAAGACTTGATCCATTTTCCCCTGGGGATGCTTGCTTTTGAAGATTTAAAAGAGTATCTTCTTTTGCCGGTGGCGGATAATCCCGTTTTTTACTGGCTGCAGGCGGTTCAGGAGCCGGCAGTAGCGTTCCTCCTGGTGGATCCTTTTATGGTTTTTCCGGGTTACGAGGTGGAGCTTAATCTTTTGCATAATGAAACCCTCCAGGCTGATGGCCCAAAACAGGTGGTGATCTATGCGGTGGTAACCATACCGCCGTCTGGAGTGAAGGATATGACTGCTAATCTTTTGGGGCCGGTCGCCGTCAATCTTGGAGCCAAAAAAGGCCTGCAACTGGTCTTGGAGGGAACCCGTTATACCACCAGGCACTCCCTTTTCCAGCCTGAAAAACCCCAACCGGCCCAAGCGGCCAGCCGGAAGGAGGCAGGGGGATGCTGGTAG
- a CDS encoding S-layer homology domain-containing protein, translating into MVLRLLLIGLMLALALGFCSGEAFASMLHLEGGIANEQDYREVFWLTGRPILLTGSVRETITTGRDGSVTYRLTYTNLGNQEHKIAVTRTLTFVTTQEPKDNQQISVTRLTSYRETISVDKDRYVLEDYQFAHSAIADRQPVVGYHSANWTARKTYNLNRNAGRVVVETWGSSVGYRHNWGETATHRIDGTVNFTGKVTAGNSQQESSWAGSFQLMLSNNHSRRLEYQPNLPSQISFAGGYLEVRQDTGTLQYTSNLPDLENGLVQDSRRLQSTGSHQLTGLPRQKRLPVPLLRDIQGHWAMEDVLSLASLGAFPGAGAYFGPRLPMLRGDFAAALVTVTGLSLPQPPAAPRRGARAAPEPEQPIFADVPITDTFYRHYQAVFQAGLMQGTGPGLFSPQQALTRAQAITILVRALGLKHTDLATQGQTPFRDDAAIPPWARDAVTVGYRLGLVMGNEDGFVLPNQVLSRAEASALLSRFIRYLQTEMKAEYRERILHFR; encoded by the coding sequence GTGGTGCTAAGACTTCTTTTAATTGGATTGATGCTAGCCTTAGCCCTGGGCTTTTGCTCCGGGGAGGCTTTCGCTTCCATGCTGCACCTGGAAGGCGGCATTGCCAACGAGCAGGACTACCGGGAGGTCTTTTGGCTTACCGGCCGCCCAATTTTATTGACCGGCAGCGTAAGGGAGACTATTACCACCGGCAGGGACGGTTCTGTCACTTACCGCTTAACCTATACCAATCTGGGGAACCAGGAGCACAAAATAGCGGTGACCAGGACACTGACCTTTGTTACAACTCAGGAGCCAAAAGACAACCAGCAGATTTCCGTTACCCGGCTGACCAGCTACCGGGAAACCATATCGGTGGATAAAGATCGTTATGTCCTGGAGGATTACCAGTTTGCCCATTCCGCCATTGCCGACCGGCAGCCAGTGGTGGGTTACCATAGCGCCAACTGGACTGCCAGGAAAACGTATAATTTAAATAGGAATGCCGGCAGGGTAGTGGTGGAAACCTGGGGCAGTTCCGTAGGCTACCGGCACAACTGGGGGGAAACCGCTACCCACAGAATAGACGGCACCGTAAACTTTACGGGTAAGGTGACGGCGGGCAACAGCCAGCAAGAAAGCAGTTGGGCCGGAAGCTTTCAGTTAATGCTGTCAAATAACCATTCCCGGCGCCTGGAATACCAGCCCAACTTGCCCAGCCAAATCAGCTTTGCCGGCGGCTACCTGGAGGTCCGCCAGGACACCGGCACCCTTCAGTACACCTCCAACCTGCCTGATCTGGAAAATGGTCTGGTGCAAGACAGCCGCCGCTTGCAGTCAACCGGGTCCCACCAGCTGACCGGCCTCCCCCGGCAAAAACGGCTGCCGGTGCCTTTATTGCGGGATATCCAGGGCCATTGGGCCATGGAGGATGTCCTGAGCCTGGCCAGCCTGGGAGCCTTCCCCGGTGCCGGCGCATACTTTGGCCCCCGTTTGCCCATGCTGAGAGGGGACTTTGCCGCAGCACTGGTTACTGTTACAGGCCTGAGCCTGCCCCAGCCTCCCGCCGCTCCCAGGAGGGGTGCCCGGGCGGCGCCGGAGCCGGAACAGCCCATTTTTGCCGATGTGCCGATAACAGACACCTTTTACCGGCATTACCAGGCGGTTTTTCAAGCCGGGCTAATGCAGGGAACCGGGCCTGGCCTCTTTTCCCCTCAGCAGGCCCTGACCCGGGCCCAGGCGATTACCATTTTGGTGCGGGCTTTGGGGCTTAAACACACTGATCTGGCAACTCAGGGGCAGACGCCTTTTCGGGATGATGCCGCCATCCCCCCGTGGGCCAGAGATGCGGTAACAGTAGGTTACCGCTTGGGACTGGTGATGGGTAATGAAGATGGCTTTGTTCTGCCCAACCAGGTCTTGAGCAGGGCCGAGGCGTCAGCCCTTTTAAGCAGGTTCATCCGCTACCTGCAAACAGAAATGAAGGCGGAGTACCGGGAGCGGATCTTGCATTTTCGTTGA
- a CDS encoding S-layer homology domain-containing protein, whose amino-acid sequence MKKGVMILLLAGLLYFFYGIPAAAIPVHGQVFEGRINAVQTLNAAKFSDINNHWAREPIQRMVLQSIIRGYGDGRFLPDQAMTKEETLAVLIRLMGEEERARARTAPDGNWADAYLEHAVGKGIITEAERREMIDGKRQQPAERQEVGLWTGRALGLLPVPEVRQVAVFSFRDRDRIREAWLPMIEAALREGILFGVSPGQLAPQQPVTRSQMAAIADRINPRLTGLRDVSEFAGELLQSRVRAIFINGQPAQVVEYLILADNGQVVFLQAGPQTDFIVAKAQSLGLSGTLAAGDRVRVVIEQGQVIYVERASALTQNIPAVIRQVDSARREITVDTQNGPLTSFRLNSQVLIKMDSRDASLRDLLPGQEVILSLKGDQVIRVQAILEDLMPGYRQPQQFAVTGRLREISARGLTVLSSQTERTYTLTGVTQVLRQGRPVELGELKTGEVLWLLVNQEQEVLRIEAAGPASRVTGIYKGRLDQVNPAARQAVFSQVSQFDLGSWRPRAGLLTLDLSPAAEMFSGNRPISLAEMAQQFRHQEIYLAVTSPFGRETAVKLAVKTGEADLHNGLASRLSYGQEILELRGVNTQFQFGPGSIVVKDRRLVDPQDLSARDHLFLIANREGAQNRAMVILTHDFLPAGFQIARGVLDRVREEDFRLNRYSFYEGLQWQEAGTGFESASFTGSSEALILDFTREPVRFLSPEDFRNSRFSGKYTGEYVYLVSRQSRVKAMVIYPYRTSAQTLKTSLGRVTAISGQGVLRLEPVQDWSEGNQKWIANPLFLSLDTSASLVIKGQQVADRQSLRVGDEIFVLHDHQRVYVAVVQD is encoded by the coding sequence ATGAAAAAGGGCGTCATGATCTTGCTGCTAGCGGGATTGCTCTACTTTTTTTATGGCATTCCCGCCGCAGCTATTCCTGTTCATGGTCAGGTTTTTGAGGGCCGGATTAATGCAGTGCAAACCTTGAATGCCGCTAAATTCAGCGATATTAATAACCACTGGGCCAGAGAACCCATCCAGCGAATGGTTTTGCAGTCGATTATTCGGGGATATGGTGATGGCCGGTTTCTTCCTGACCAGGCTATGACTAAAGAAGAGACACTGGCTGTTTTGATCAGGCTGATGGGTGAGGAAGAAAGAGCGAGGGCGAGGACTGCTCCGGACGGCAACTGGGCTGATGCTTATTTGGAGCATGCTGTTGGCAAAGGAATTATTACAGAGGCAGAGCGCCGCGAAATGATAGATGGTAAACGCCAGCAGCCGGCGGAACGGCAGGAAGTAGGCTTATGGACCGGCAGGGCTTTGGGGTTATTGCCGGTGCCGGAAGTACGGCAAGTAGCAGTATTCAGCTTCCGCGACCGGGATCGGATCAGGGAAGCCTGGCTCCCAATGATCGAAGCGGCACTGCGGGAGGGGATCCTTTTCGGTGTATCGCCAGGCCAGTTAGCTCCCCAACAACCCGTTACCCGGAGCCAGATGGCAGCCATCGCGGACCGGATTAATCCCAGGTTGACAGGATTGCGGGACGTAAGTGAATTTGCCGGGGAATTATTGCAGAGCAGGGTGAGGGCGATATTTATTAACGGCCAGCCGGCACAGGTGGTAGAATACTTGATTTTGGCGGACAATGGGCAGGTTGTTTTCCTGCAGGCGGGGCCCCAGACTGATTTTATTGTGGCGAAAGCTCAGTCGCTAGGCCTTTCCGGAACCCTGGCGGCTGGAGACCGGGTCCGGGTGGTTATTGAACAGGGTCAGGTTATCTATGTGGAAAGAGCTTCTGCTTTAACCCAAAATATCCCGGCCGTTATCCGCCAGGTAGATTCTGCCCGGCGGGAGATCACTGTGGATACCCAAAACGGTCCGCTGACCTCTTTTCGCTTGAACTCCCAGGTTCTCATCAAGATGGACAGCAGGGATGCCAGCCTGCGGGACCTGTTGCCGGGGCAGGAGGTTATTCTCTCTCTTAAAGGCGACCAGGTGATTCGTGTCCAGGCCATCCTGGAAGATTTAATGCCGGGTTACCGGCAGCCCCAGCAGTTTGCTGTTACCGGGCGCCTGCGGGAAATAAGCGCCAGGGGTTTGACTGTGCTGAGCTCACAGACAGAAAGGACCTATACTTTAACCGGCGTTACCCAGGTCTTGCGTCAGGGCCGGCCAGTTGAACTGGGGGAATTAAAAACAGGGGAGGTCTTGTGGCTTCTAGTCAACCAGGAGCAGGAGGTCTTGCGGATAGAGGCCGCCGGCCCGGCCAGCCGGGTGACAGGGATCTATAAGGGCAGGCTGGATCAGGTTAATCCGGCCGCCCGGCAGGCTGTTTTTTCCCAGGTTTCGCAATTCGATCTGGGATCATGGCGGCCGCGGGCCGGCTTGCTAACCCTTGATTTGTCGCCGGCAGCAGAAATGTTTAGCGGGAACAGGCCGATATCTCTAGCGGAAATGGCGCAGCAGTTCCGCCATCAGGAAATATACCTGGCGGTGACTTCGCCCTTTGGCCGGGAGACAGCGGTAAAGCTAGCAGTCAAAACCGGAGAGGCAGATCTTCATAATGGTCTGGCAAGCCGCCTTTCATACGGCCAGGAAATACTTGAGTTAAGGGGTGTTAACACCCAGTTTCAATTCGGGCCTGGCAGCATAGTGGTGAAAGACCGCCGGCTGGTTGATCCGCAAGACCTGTCTGCCCGGGACCACCTTTTTTTGATTGCCAACCGTGAAGGGGCCCAGAACAGAGCAATGGTTATTCTTACGCACGACTTCCTGCCTGCAGGTTTCCAGATCGCCAGGGGCGTACTGGACAGGGTGCGGGAGGAGGATTTCCGTTTAAATCGCTATAGTTTTTATGAAGGCTTGCAGTGGCAGGAGGCCGGCACCGGCTTCGAGTCTGCCAGTTTTACCGGATCCAGTGAGGCCTTGATTCTTGACTTCACCAGAGAACCGGTAAGGTTCTTGTCCCCGGAAGATTTTCGCAACAGCCGCTTTTCAGGCAAGTATACCGGCGAATATGTTTACCTGGTCAGCAGGCAGAGCCGGGTAAAGGCCATGGTCATCTACCCCTACCGGACAAGTGCTCAAACCCTGAAGACCAGTCTCGGCCGGGTGACAGCTATCAGCGGGCAAGGGGTCCTGCGCTTGGAGCCGGTCCAGGACTGGAGCGAAGGGAACCAAAAGTGGATTGCAAATCCCCTCTTCCTTTCCCTTGATACCAGTGCTTCCCTGGTAATAAAGGGCCAACAGGTGGCGGACAGGCAGTCCCTCCGGGTGGGAGACGAGATCTTTGTCCTCCATGACCACCAGCGCGTCTATGTGGCAGTTGTCCAGGATTAG
- a CDS encoding IPT/TIG domain-containing protein — MAVNHRKTALIILLFVFFTGLFLLILSPPVLQAAVPAINKSLPLKGGIGGGYLAEITGTGFSADSIVRIDGKTARVMEFLPEVGQNPGRLMVEVPPGSSIGLKDVLILNPNMTWDLWERGFEYLPGPVINYITPNSGLVGSEIEVRGSNFRLGDTVEVRIGGILTPLLPGKPFTDTSLWVAAPAGLTGTVSLEVAIVRSGAVTDERTRIPAGFTYTAEMSSPAITEILPANTGLTAGGQELTIRGTDFRVAIGVPEPVFPRVYFGQQQAVVTSVTSSSITVLTPPNTAGAKNVLVVNPDGRNSNTVPFYYVISEKETAILGVTPNFGSREGGTPITISVLNLPLFDPARPAEKHIRRMELTIGGIPAGEYPAPVSGELRVIDSRTLEAITPGGSLGRQDIILWLVLNDDSTVQVVFPRGFEYLTPPSQPRITAVNRLEVPLNQWVTDRIEQLGPAEGPIFERTPIIITGQDFRSPQAGETVRVLVGLDQATDVTVLSPRHIYAVVPAGQVPAVKDITVINPDGASVRVRNAYTYRGAALRVDSVTPNFGPVSGGTEIVIRGASFSADLATLVVQFGYTGADGIERFETARFKNAADKVQTDGQGERMTVITPPHTQGWKSVRVLNIYGEYTKPNAFLYLPPVFSSPLITGLEPVRGPVTGGTSVVITGENFATGAEVRFGPVAVPPLAVTVESLQRIRVVAPPSVPGWQGVTVVNPDGQEFTWWAPPRDVNDPADQTARGFFYFSTPVITSLSPNRGAVAGGGIIEINGSQFFPGIRVVFGQAGQTVHQEVYEVHLVDSGKLRVRLPAVANPAGNLAVTVINKDGGSFTLPGAFSFVTATSLPQVERVVPDFGPAGGRIEALITGQNFPPNPVVYFGWESVLQVVSASANQLRVLVPANLPGKYPVTVINPSNMGAGVLADAFEYLPSLTTPLIQSVTPPRGSKAGGTYVTILGQNFWEGVRVFFGPQEVPRANVDFRGGTLLKVVTPPGELGPADVRVVNPDGGSALRRDAFTYLSPAPEFLPTIISITPDRGKTAGGTFVTIKGNNFWQDVQVFFAGLPALKVARIDRETITLETPPHPPGRVEVTVANQDGGVVTVMDGFEYLVPGSRPIITKIDPALGMAGAETPVTITGGDFRLGLQVQFGGIPGRIESVDYERIVVFTPRLPKGRVNVTVTNTDLGSVTQPNGFEFRSSVPRILSVEPGAGSREGGDVVYLTGNNLIRDPGFNLYFGNTRVPDPAIEWLDGQTLKIVTPPGPLGYVDVRAVNPDGEEFILRRGFLYKSPASSPQISGITPAAGPTAGGIWVTLQGTDFRQEAMVYFQGQPAARVRLLNSGELMALLPPYRPGEVDVTVVNYDGGSDTLAGAFTYRAPESNPRIDRVEPNRGPHLGGTAFTLVGLDFRPGIKVFFDGVEAAQVQFKDYRTVTGVAPPGTAGPKDVTVLNSDQGVFTLPRGFSYFQVTEPVITSVSPDQGPATGGTGITVTGLRFAREALVTVGGQPAQDLRWISDGILQMRTPPGLVGWREIRVINPDGGFTVRQNGFYYQRPRAAPDTPDWLWATTHDHTTLRLNWSGAEFAEYYEVFISDSSAGTYRFLAQTRETVHFATGLSRNQSYYFQVRAVNELGASSFSRVAHAWTGSSGEDPVQPLPQVRIEGGGSWVRVNIPDEDSFRRHHRIALNQAEYRQASRFIIALPGEVARAAPRNLVIDTGILQLNMAARALWTPGLRNLSGGELADTWVRVGITYNNQSVGEQALAAMPRGTRLLTPVVEVVWETQTGRRVFANDFFHGPVTLSLNFTPENLRQKNWQKTAVYYFDGNTQTWQTAPVSRDPFWPILAVDVKGPGRYVLVEQP; from the coding sequence ATGGCTGTCAATCACCGTAAAACGGCCTTAATTATACTTTTATTTGTATTTTTTACCGGCTTGTTTTTGCTGATTCTGTCGCCTCCTGTTTTACAGGCGGCAGTTCCCGCTATAAATAAGAGCCTTCCTCTTAAAGGAGGTATCGGCGGCGGCTATCTTGCGGAGATCACTGGCACAGGTTTTTCTGCGGACAGCATAGTCCGGATCGACGGCAAAACTGCCAGGGTGATGGAGTTTTTGCCTGAGGTGGGCCAAAATCCGGGACGGCTGATGGTAGAAGTGCCGCCAGGAAGTTCCATTGGGCTGAAGGATGTGCTGATCTTAAATCCAAACATGACCTGGGATTTGTGGGAGAGGGGTTTTGAATACCTTCCCGGACCGGTGATCAATTACATCACTCCCAACTCCGGCCTGGTGGGATCGGAGATTGAGGTGCGGGGCAGCAATTTTCGGTTAGGCGACACAGTTGAGGTTAGAATCGGGGGCATACTTACACCCCTTCTGCCTGGCAAACCCTTCACTGATACCAGTCTATGGGTGGCTGCTCCTGCCGGCTTGACCGGTACCGTCTCGCTGGAGGTTGCCATTGTGCGGAGCGGAGCGGTAACAGATGAAAGGACGCGCATCCCGGCAGGATTTACTTATACCGCTGAAATGAGCAGCCCGGCAATAACTGAGATACTGCCGGCTAACACCGGCCTGACTGCCGGCGGCCAGGAATTAACTATTCGCGGCACTGACTTTCGGGTGGCAATAGGGGTGCCTGAACCTGTTTTCCCCAGGGTATATTTTGGCCAGCAACAGGCGGTGGTCACTTCTGTCACCAGCAGCAGCATCACGGTTTTAACCCCTCCCAACACCGCCGGGGCGAAGAATGTCCTGGTGGTCAACCCGGATGGCCGCAACTCCAATACCGTGCCCTTCTATTACGTTATTTCTGAAAAAGAGACCGCTATTTTGGGTGTCACCCCGAACTTCGGCAGCAGGGAAGGGGGTACTCCCATCACAATATCTGTGCTGAATTTGCCGCTCTTTGACCCTGCCAGGCCAGCGGAAAAACATATCCGGCGGATGGAACTGACTATCGGTGGCATTCCAGCCGGCGAATATCCTGCCCCTGTTTCCGGCGAGCTACGGGTGATTGACAGCAGGACCCTGGAGGCCATCACTCCGGGGGGGAGTTTAGGCAGGCAAGACATCATCTTATGGCTCGTGCTTAATGATGATTCTACTGTTCAGGTTGTTTTTCCCAGGGGCTTTGAGTACCTTACCCCCCCCAGCCAGCCAAGAATTACGGCTGTTAACCGGCTGGAGGTCCCTTTAAACCAGTGGGTGACTGATCGGATTGAACAATTAGGGCCTGCGGAAGGCCCAATCTTTGAAAGGACACCAATTATCATCACTGGACAGGATTTTCGCAGCCCCCAGGCAGGAGAAACGGTCAGGGTTCTGGTCGGTCTGGACCAGGCCACTGATGTGACGGTGTTAAGCCCCCGCCATATCTATGCCGTGGTACCGGCCGGCCAGGTTCCGGCAGTGAAGGATATTACCGTCATTAACCCCGATGGAGCCTCTGTTCGGGTCCGCAATGCCTATACCTACCGGGGTGCTGCCCTGCGGGTAGATTCTGTTACTCCCAACTTTGGCCCTGTCAGTGGCGGTACGGAAATAGTGATCCGGGGGGCCAGTTTTAGCGCAGACCTGGCTACCCTGGTGGTTCAGTTCGGATATACCGGTGCCGATGGCATAGAACGTTTTGAGACAGCCCGCTTTAAAAACGCTGCAGATAAAGTGCAGACCGACGGCCAGGGGGAACGGATGACCGTCATTACCCCGCCTCACACCCAGGGTTGGAAGTCGGTGCGGGTCCTGAACATTTATGGGGAATACACCAAGCCCAACGCCTTTCTCTACCTTCCTCCTGTTTTCAGCTCCCCCCTGATTACCGGCCTGGAACCGGTCCGGGGACCGGTGACCGGCGGGACGTCGGTAGTGATCACCGGGGAAAACTTTGCAACCGGTGCAGAGGTGCGGTTTGGTCCGGTGGCTGTTCCCCCTCTTGCCGTCACCGTCGAAAGCCTGCAGCGGATCCGGGTGGTTGCCCCGCCTTCGGTGCCAGGGTGGCAGGGGGTGACGGTTGTCAACCCGGATGGTCAGGAATTTACCTGGTGGGCTCCGCCCCGGGACGTCAACGACCCGGCGGACCAAACCGCCAGAGGTTTCTTTTACTTCAGCACACCTGTTATTACTTCTCTAAGCCCGAACCGGGGTGCTGTTGCCGGCGGTGGCATCATCGAAATCAATGGCAGCCAATTTTTTCCAGGCATCAGGGTGGTCTTTGGCCAGGCAGGCCAGACCGTTCATCAAGAGGTCTACGAAGTACACCTGGTGGACAGTGGCAAACTGCGGGTACGCCTGCCAGCAGTGGCTAATCCGGCCGGCAATCTTGCCGTTACCGTCATTAACAAAGACGGTGGCAGCTTTACCTTGCCCGGAGCCTTTTCCTTTGTTACTGCCACTTCCTTACCACAGGTAGAAAGGGTAGTGCCTGACTTTGGCCCTGCTGGCGGCAGGATCGAGGCTTTGATCACCGGGCAAAACTTCCCGCCCAATCCGGTGGTCTATTTTGGCTGGGAAAGCGTTTTGCAGGTGGTCTCCGCCAGCGCAAACCAGCTGCGGGTGCTGGTGCCGGCTAATTTGCCTGGCAAATACCCGGTGACGGTAATTAACCCCAGCAATATGGGGGCAGGTGTGCTTGCCGATGCCTTTGAGTACCTGCCCAGCCTGACTACCCCACTTATCCAGTCTGTTACCCCGCCCAGGGGCAGTAAGGCAGGGGGAACCTATGTCACCATCTTGGGGCAGAACTTTTGGGAGGGGGTGCGGGTATTCTTCGGCCCTCAGGAAGTGCCCCGGGCAAATGTCGATTTCAGGGGTGGTACCCTGTTAAAGGTTGTTACTCCGCCGGGAGAACTTGGCCCGGCAGATGTACGGGTGGTGAACCCAGACGGGGGGAGCGCCCTGAGGCGAGATGCCTTTACCTATCTGTCGCCAGCGCCCGAGTTCCTGCCAACAATAATTTCCATCACACCAGATCGTGGCAAAACGGCTGGCGGCACTTTTGTGACTATTAAAGGAAACAACTTTTGGCAGGATGTGCAGGTTTTTTTCGCCGGACTACCGGCCTTAAAGGTAGCGCGAATTGACCGGGAGACGATTACCCTGGAAACCCCGCCCCACCCCCCGGGCAGGGTGGAAGTCACTGTCGCCAACCAGGACGGCGGAGTGGTTACGGTGATGGATGGTTTCGAGTATCTGGTTCCAGGCAGCAGGCCAATCATCACCAAAATTGACCCGGCCTTGGGCATGGCTGGGGCTGAAACCCCGGTCACAATTACCGGCGGCGATTTCCGTTTGGGCTTGCAAGTGCAGTTTGGCGGCATTCCCGGCCGGATTGAAAGTGTTGACTATGAAAGAATTGTCGTTTTTACACCCCGGCTGCCTAAAGGCAGGGTGAATGTTACTGTTACAAATACTGATCTGGGTAGTGTCACCCAGCCTAATGGTTTCGAATTCCGCTCCTCGGTCCCCAGGATTTTATCTGTTGAGCCTGGGGCAGGCAGCCGGGAAGGCGGCGATGTTGTCTATCTTACTGGCAATAACCTGATCCGGGATCCGGGCTTTAACCTTTATTTCGGCAATACCAGGGTTCCAGATCCGGCAATCGAGTGGCTGGATGGCCAAACTCTAAAAATCGTCACTCCGCCTGGGCCATTGGGGTATGTGGATGTCAGGGCAGTGAACCCAGACGGGGAAGAATTTATTTTGCGCAGAGGCTTTCTTTACAAAAGCCCAGCCAGCAGCCCGCAGATCAGCGGGATTACCCCTGCTGCCGGTCCCACAGCGGGGGGTATCTGGGTAACCTTGCAGGGTACCGACTTCCGCCAGGAGGCCATGGTGTATTTTCAGGGGCAGCCTGCCGCCAGGGTACGCCTGTTAAACAGCGGAGAGTTAATGGCCCTCTTGCCGCCTTACCGCCCTGGGGAGGTCGACGTGACAGTAGTAAATTATGACGGCGGCAGCGATACATTGGCCGGGGCTTTTACCTACCGGGCACCCGAAAGCAATCCCCGGATCGACCGGGTTGAACCTAACCGGGGTCCTCACTTGGGAGGCACAGCTTTCACTCTCGTTGGGCTGGACTTCCGACCTGGGATCAAGGTGTTTTTTGACGGGGTAGAAGCCGCTCAAGTCCAGTTCAAAGACTACCGGACAGTGACTGGGGTGGCGCCGCCAGGAACGGCCGGCCCGAAAGATGTGACTGTCTTAAACTCAGATCAGGGGGTTTTCACCCTGCCCCGGGGCTTTAGCTACTTCCAGGTAACGGAACCTGTAATCACATCAGTCAGCCCCGACCAGGGTCCGGCTACCGGCGGGACCGGGATTACGGTAACCGGTCTCCGGTTTGCCAGGGAGGCCCTGGTTACTGTGGGCGGGCAGCCAGCACAGGATTTGCGCTGGATCAGCGACGGGATATTGCAAATGCGTACCCCGCCCGGCCTTGTCGGCTGGCGGGAAATCAGGGTGATTAATCCTGATGGCGGTTTTACCGTCCGGCAAAATGGTTTTTACTACCAGCGTCCCCGGGCAGCACCGGACACGCCGGATTGGCTTTGGGCCACAACTCATGACCATACGACGCTGAGGCTTAATTGGTCTGGGGCGGAATTTGCCGAGTATTACGAGGTCTTTATCAGTGACAGCAGTGCCGGTACCTATCGTTTCCTGGCCCAAACCAGGGAGACGGTCCATTTTGCAACTGGTTTGAGCCGTAATCAATCCTATTATTTCCAAGTGAGAGCCGTAAACGAATTGGGAGCCTCTTCTTTTTCAAGAGTAGCCCATGCCTGGACCGGCAGCTCAGGGGAAGATCCGGTACAACCTCTGCCCCAGGTGAGAATCGAAGGAGGGGGCTCCTGGGTAAGGGTTAACATACCCGATGAAGATTCATTCCGCAGGCATCATCGGATTGCTTTAAACCAGGCGGAATATCGCCAGGCCTCAAGGTTTATAATTGCCCTGCCGGGGGAGGTGGCCAGGGCGGCACCCCGCAATCTTGTTATCGATACTGGTATTCTACAGCTAAATATGGCGGCCCGTGCCCTTTGGACCCCTGGCCTGCGTAACCTCTCAGGAGGTGAATTGGCTGATACCTGGGTCAGGGTGGGCATCACTTACAATAACCAATCTGTAGGAGAACAGGCCCTGGCGGCAATGCCCAGAGGAACCCGCCTGCTCACCCCGGTGGTGGAGGTGGTTTGGGAAACTCAGACTGGGCGAAGGGTTTTTGCCAACGACTTTTTCCATGGCCCGGTAACCCTGAGCCTTAACTTTACGCCGGAAAACTTGCGCCAGAAAAACTGGCAGAAAACCGCAGTCTATTACTTTGATGGAAATACCCAAACGTGGCAGACTGCCCCTGTTAGCCGGGATCCATTCTGGCCGATCCTTGCAGTAGATGTTAAAGGGCCGGGCCGGTACGTCTTAGTAGAACAGCCATAA